In Ostrea edulis chromosome 6, xbOstEdul1.1, whole genome shotgun sequence, a single window of DNA contains:
- the LOC125682945 gene encoding uncharacterized protein LOC125682945 isoform X1, translating into MLGNNNLWLSMDPNQWRNFNLPYGQPPPVGLGSGPPRLEMGPQQTGFTSGFGLPQGLSGLPISPHHGALENPAVGAFGLPKVSPQTAFSDNSLLRSPITEPLSRTISSHYVSDALKNSHEVERGLLSLMNSNQLSLELPGPPPAHSGTLNQSLSRNPLAAENLIHDQPFSMKLQNQPEPLKISVSSSKIEYSEMRSPTSSLLYGISSPGLEDRSHSQTSYAVFSSTQTSKPEQFSTTHSMNYDPVSPVSDAGQQNEDFTHLDFHDLTHVDHTRNSLKQSQNSVMMQHMNVPKSAAQDLGPDQNSYVSSHQFMHGSPSIHSNHGIPSPLHQSPHNLSPHVSSTRESPQLQQPTSTMMSSSPVQAVADSTTKSKKSKLHKRRSRDEGPLARNQFQDNQLDCVNSLDYSIPGDYSYSAPKNRTDSPQNLNSFSPQSYSPHIQQQQQMQGNYPQNIQNIQNGRQSSCSIRNNNSPVLNDYSSLTQTVIRTQSDPTNATSHSMDNPLINHSMNTSMNSMMLPNTLHSGGTPSMAAQGLSSSNSMHISSMQRPSVVEHESNINYSSNCGNAVKSSLGNSLGMQALVVGDNEYQVSSSESNMYGDMDSFSNRFDINGSCLGYQESQRRTSTIDEDALSSLIGGHSAPSHYPTTLPLMPEQASGSEVWNCVHDGMTSPSKTVAAKPETDDEFLHLQKPPTTSVVDKQTQRSNSLFQNHTPKINNHPLPVQKPEIKTNPNSGFLNSFLSFIQGKKPETLSSVNTSVVKRPELPKYIPEPPRPKPTQKVERKFSSDSGSPKHDTYPSSQYSPSTSQASTLFSDEEESTNTNTSKVQGIVQQISEDGKPSLKMKISLGRGQGRGSEIVKRKADLLKTTKRRNSKAIKKKRRDDSDDAYVMSSGDEADYEDFPPEASVPEKPPSPSVPKRQLSSRKAKERTQQKKKYVESDSDDEVLGPIVPFSRKPPAEEEVYDSDRDPDWAPFAIEGKKEPKVKSRKGRRRRSSNRQSLDTENEDIDLLRKKARTFIATDQKPTVTEIKPEKSEPSAPDPMFPPLPVFRVGDFVMAKTDMNNFECFPIWKIDPGKMMKKYELFTERGKILHMATCTYSSCLPKMDLDYIPIKVTTVKNERDGHVVEVCEADRPKPKLDSSLENEYEEDPLADMFNVYLQIFLSRALEPGFLMAILDSKEEFYIGPLTSIDDLIDKKLIEIDAKVQWKTKFKNALQSKPHIRELDRPNLNLACQACRFANEPAVKSVHLFGQSYDHKTLVENKATVVDASIEFLIGKTASPHVMPYHSLYHFKYNLSKRCQAKVDILRQGNSKLANPEILDKCLNNRTWVLKIFDDLKNLLEKG; encoded by the exons ATGCtgggtaataataatctatGGCTAAG tATGGACCCCAATCAGTGGAGGAACTTTAATCTTCCGTATGGACAGCCGCCCCCTGTTGGTTTGGGTTCAGGGCCCCCACGACTGGAGATGGGACCACAGCAGACTGGATTCACTTCAG GGTTTGGACTTCCACAAGGTCTGTCAGGTCTGCCCATCTCTCCTCACCATGGTGCTCTAGAGAATCCTGCTGTAGGTGCTTTTGGACTGCCGAAAGTGTCCCCCCAAACAGCTTTTTCAGACAATTCCTTGCTGAGGTCTCCTATCACAGAGCCTCTCTCGCGTACTATCTCATCACATTATGTATCTGATGCCTTAAAAAACAGCCATGAAGTTGAGAGAGGACTACTAAGTTTAATGAACTCGAACCAGCTCTCTTTAGAATTGCCCGGGCCACCTCCTGCTCACTCTGGTACCTTAAATCAGTCTTTGTCTCGAAATCCTTTGGCAGCTGAAAACCTTATTCATGATCAACCTTTCTCCATGAAACTACAAAACCAACCTGAACCTTTGAAGATATCTGTTTCTTCATCAAAAATTGAATACAGTGAGATGAGAAGTCCTACTAGTTCGCTTCTTTATGGCATATCAAGCCCAGGACTGGAGGACCGTTCTCATTCACAAACCTCATATGCTGTATTTTCATCAACGCAAACATCTAAACCCGAGCAATTCAGTACCACCCACAGTATGAACTATGATCCTGTGAGTCCTGTTTCTGATGCAGGGCAACAAAATGAGGACTTCACTCATTTAGACTTTCATGATCTGACTCATGTTGATCACACAAGAAACTCTCTGAAACAAAGTCAGAACTCTGTAATGATGCAGCACATGAATGTTCCTAAGTCAGCAGCACAAGACTTAGGACCAGATCAGAATTCCTATGTATCGAGCCATCAATTCATGCACGGATCACCTTCGATACATAGTAACCATGGTATCCCAAGCCCTCTCCATCAGTCCCCTCACAATCTCAGTCCCCATGTTTCCTCGACCCGTGAAAGTCCACAACTACAACAACCAACATCTACCATGATGTCATCATCCCCAGTACAAGCAGTGGCAGATTCTACTACAAAGAGTAAGAAATCAAAACTTCATAAGCGTAGGTCCAGGGATGAAGGGCCGTTAGCCAGAAATCAGTTTCAGGATAATCAACTGGATTGTGTAAACTCCTTGGATTACAGTATCCCGGGGGATTACTCTTACAGTGCCCCTAAGAACAGAACAGATAGTCCTCAGAATCTGAATTCATTCAGCCCGCAGTCATACAGCCCACACATCCAACAACAACAGCAGATGCAAGGAAACTATCCCCAGaacattcaaaatattcaaaatggcAGGCAGTCAAGCTGTTCAATACGGAATAACAACTCCCCTGTATTAAATGACTATAGCTCACTAACACAGACAGTGATTAGAACTCAAAGTGATCCTACTAATGCTACATCTCATTCAATGGACAATCCCTTGATTAATCATAGTATGAACACCAGCATGAATTCTATGATGTTACCCAACACACTTCACTCAGGGGGCACACCCTCCATGGCTGCTCAAGGTCTTAGTTCATCAAACTCCATGCATATCTCCTCCATGCAGAGACCGTCAGTGGTTGAGCATGAGTCCAATATAAACTATAGCTCTAATTGTGGGAATGCCGTGAAGTCTTCCCTTGGGAATTCCCTGGGAATGCAGGCTTTAGTTGTTGGAGACAATGAGTACCAAGTGTCATCATCTGAAAGCAACATGTATGGGGATATGGACAGTTTTAGTAATAGGTTTGACATCAATGGCTCTTGTCTTGGATATCAGGAAAGCCAGAGGAGAACGTCCACCATAGATGAGGATGCTTTGTCAAGCCTTATAGGAGGGCACTCGGCTCCTAGCCATTACCCTACTACACTTCCTCTGATGCCAGAGCAAGCCTCTGGGTCTGAAGTGTGGAACTGTGTTCACGATGGTATGACCTCCCCATCAAAAACGGTGGCAGCCAAGCCTGAAACAGATGATGAGTTTCTTCATCTTCAAAAACCTCCCACCACCTCTGTTGTAGATAAACAGACTCAAAGGAGTAACAGTCTATTTCAGAACCACACACCGAAAATTAACAACCATCCACTCCCTGTGCAAAAACCTGAAATTAAGACTAACCCAAACTCTGGATTTCTGAACTCTTTTCTGAGCTTCATTCAAGGAAAGAAGCCAGAAACCTTATCAAGTGTAAATACCTCGGTTGTGAAACGACCAGAACTGCCAAAATATATTCCAGAACCTCCAAGACCCAAACCAACACAAAAAGTAGAGAGAAAATTCAGTAGTGATAGTGGCTCACCAAAGCATGACACATACCCCAGTTCTCAGTACTCTCCATCCACTTCTCAGGCCTCCACATTGTTTTCAGATGAGGAGGAATCGACTAACACAAATACCAGCAAGGTGCAAGGGATTGTACAACAAATCAGTGAGGATGGCAAGCCAAgtctgaaaatgaaaattagtcTGGGAAGGGGTCAGGGTCGGGGGTCGGAGATTGTCAAACGCAAGGCAGACCTTCTAAAAACCACTAAGCGCAGGAATTCAAAAGCCATAAAAAAGAAACGCAGGGATGATTCTGATGATGCATATGTGATGTCGTCTGGTGATGAGGCTGACTATGAGGATTTTCCACCCGAAGCTTCAGTCCCAGAAAAGCCCCCATCACCATCGGTTCCTAAAAGGCAGCTGTCCTCTCGGAAGGCCAAAGAAAGGACACAGCAGAAGA AGAAGTATGTGGAGTCGGACAGTGATGATGAGGTCCTGGGTCCCATCGTTCCATTCAGCAGGAAGCCCCCGGCTGAGGAGGAGGTGTATGATTCAGACCGTGACCCAGACTGGGCACCATTCGCCATT GAAGGCAAAAAAGAACCAAAGGTCAAATCACGAAAAGGAAGAAG GAGGCGCAGTTCCAATCGACAATCTCTAGATACTGAGAATGAGGATATTGATCTCCTGAGGAAAAAAGCAAGGACATTCATTGCTACAGATCAGAAACCCACTGTGACGGAGATTAAACCAGAGAAGTCCGAGCCATCAGCTCCAGATCCCATGTTTCCCCCTCTCCCAGTGTTCAGG GTAGGTGATTTTGTGATGGCCAAAACGGacatgaacaattttgaatgttTTCCTATATGGAAGATAGACCCAGgcaaaatgatgaaaaaatacGAATTGTTTACAGAAAGGGGAAAGATTCTTCACATGGCCACCTGTACA TATTCTAGTTGTTTGCCAAAGATGGACCTAGATTACATCCCAATCAAAGTAACCACTGTAAAGAATGAGAGGGATGGCCATGTTGTAGAGGTGTGTGAAGCTGATCGACCCAAACCCAAGCTGGACTCGAG CTTAGAAAATGAGTATGAAGAAGACCCATTGGCAGACATGTTCAATGTGTATCTGCAGATTTTCCTCAGTCGTGCCTTAGAGCCAGGATTTCTTATGGCAATATTAGACTCCAAAG agGAGTTTTACATAGGACCTCTTACCAGTATTGATGATTTGATTGACAAGAAGCTGATTGAAATTGATGCAAAGGTGCAATGGAAAACCAAATTCAAG aatgcTCTTCAATCTAAGCCTCATATAAGAGAATTGGATCGTCCCAATCTCAATTTAGCATGCCAA GCATGTCGCTTTGCCAATGAGCCTGCTGTGAAATCTGTCCACCTTTTTGGTCAGTCATATGATCACAAAACACTGGTGGAGAACAAGGCAACAGTTGTAGATGCCAGCATA GAGTTTCTGATTGGGAAGACAGCTTCACCTCATGTCATGCCGTATCACAGTCTGTATCATTTTAAGTACAACTTGTCCAAACGATGTCAAGCCAAG GTTGACATTTTAAGACAAGGCAACAGCAAGTTGGCCAATCCTGAAATTCTCGACAAGTGTCTCAATAACAGGACTTGGGTGCTCAAG ATTTTTGATGATCTGAAAAACCTGCTGGAAAAGGGATAA
- the LOC125682945 gene encoding uncharacterized protein LOC125682945 isoform X2 yields MDPNQWRNFNLPYGQPPPVGLGSGPPRLEMGPQQTGFTSGFGLPQGLSGLPISPHHGALENPAVGAFGLPKVSPQTAFSDNSLLRSPITEPLSRTISSHYVSDALKNSHEVERGLLSLMNSNQLSLELPGPPPAHSGTLNQSLSRNPLAAENLIHDQPFSMKLQNQPEPLKISVSSSKIEYSEMRSPTSSLLYGISSPGLEDRSHSQTSYAVFSSTQTSKPEQFSTTHSMNYDPVSPVSDAGQQNEDFTHLDFHDLTHVDHTRNSLKQSQNSVMMQHMNVPKSAAQDLGPDQNSYVSSHQFMHGSPSIHSNHGIPSPLHQSPHNLSPHVSSTRESPQLQQPTSTMMSSSPVQAVADSTTKSKKSKLHKRRSRDEGPLARNQFQDNQLDCVNSLDYSIPGDYSYSAPKNRTDSPQNLNSFSPQSYSPHIQQQQQMQGNYPQNIQNIQNGRQSSCSIRNNNSPVLNDYSSLTQTVIRTQSDPTNATSHSMDNPLINHSMNTSMNSMMLPNTLHSGGTPSMAAQGLSSSNSMHISSMQRPSVVEHESNINYSSNCGNAVKSSLGNSLGMQALVVGDNEYQVSSSESNMYGDMDSFSNRFDINGSCLGYQESQRRTSTIDEDALSSLIGGHSAPSHYPTTLPLMPEQASGSEVWNCVHDGMTSPSKTVAAKPETDDEFLHLQKPPTTSVVDKQTQRSNSLFQNHTPKINNHPLPVQKPEIKTNPNSGFLNSFLSFIQGKKPETLSSVNTSVVKRPELPKYIPEPPRPKPTQKVERKFSSDSGSPKHDTYPSSQYSPSTSQASTLFSDEEESTNTNTSKVQGIVQQISEDGKPSLKMKISLGRGQGRGSEIVKRKADLLKTTKRRNSKAIKKKRRDDSDDAYVMSSGDEADYEDFPPEASVPEKPPSPSVPKRQLSSRKAKERTQQKKKYVESDSDDEVLGPIVPFSRKPPAEEEVYDSDRDPDWAPFAIEGKKEPKVKSRKGRRRRSSNRQSLDTENEDIDLLRKKARTFIATDQKPTVTEIKPEKSEPSAPDPMFPPLPVFRVGDFVMAKTDMNNFECFPIWKIDPGKMMKKYELFTERGKILHMATCTYSSCLPKMDLDYIPIKVTTVKNERDGHVVEVCEADRPKPKLDSSLENEYEEDPLADMFNVYLQIFLSRALEPGFLMAILDSKEEFYIGPLTSIDDLIDKKLIEIDAKVQWKTKFKNALQSKPHIRELDRPNLNLACQACRFANEPAVKSVHLFGQSYDHKTLVENKATVVDASIEFLIGKTASPHVMPYHSLYHFKYNLSKRCQAKVDILRQGNSKLANPEILDKCLNNRTWVLKIFDDLKNLLEKG; encoded by the exons ATGGACCCCAATCAGTGGAGGAACTTTAATCTTCCGTATGGACAGCCGCCCCCTGTTGGTTTGGGTTCAGGGCCCCCACGACTGGAGATGGGACCACAGCAGACTGGATTCACTTCAG GGTTTGGACTTCCACAAGGTCTGTCAGGTCTGCCCATCTCTCCTCACCATGGTGCTCTAGAGAATCCTGCTGTAGGTGCTTTTGGACTGCCGAAAGTGTCCCCCCAAACAGCTTTTTCAGACAATTCCTTGCTGAGGTCTCCTATCACAGAGCCTCTCTCGCGTACTATCTCATCACATTATGTATCTGATGCCTTAAAAAACAGCCATGAAGTTGAGAGAGGACTACTAAGTTTAATGAACTCGAACCAGCTCTCTTTAGAATTGCCCGGGCCACCTCCTGCTCACTCTGGTACCTTAAATCAGTCTTTGTCTCGAAATCCTTTGGCAGCTGAAAACCTTATTCATGATCAACCTTTCTCCATGAAACTACAAAACCAACCTGAACCTTTGAAGATATCTGTTTCTTCATCAAAAATTGAATACAGTGAGATGAGAAGTCCTACTAGTTCGCTTCTTTATGGCATATCAAGCCCAGGACTGGAGGACCGTTCTCATTCACAAACCTCATATGCTGTATTTTCATCAACGCAAACATCTAAACCCGAGCAATTCAGTACCACCCACAGTATGAACTATGATCCTGTGAGTCCTGTTTCTGATGCAGGGCAACAAAATGAGGACTTCACTCATTTAGACTTTCATGATCTGACTCATGTTGATCACACAAGAAACTCTCTGAAACAAAGTCAGAACTCTGTAATGATGCAGCACATGAATGTTCCTAAGTCAGCAGCACAAGACTTAGGACCAGATCAGAATTCCTATGTATCGAGCCATCAATTCATGCACGGATCACCTTCGATACATAGTAACCATGGTATCCCAAGCCCTCTCCATCAGTCCCCTCACAATCTCAGTCCCCATGTTTCCTCGACCCGTGAAAGTCCACAACTACAACAACCAACATCTACCATGATGTCATCATCCCCAGTACAAGCAGTGGCAGATTCTACTACAAAGAGTAAGAAATCAAAACTTCATAAGCGTAGGTCCAGGGATGAAGGGCCGTTAGCCAGAAATCAGTTTCAGGATAATCAACTGGATTGTGTAAACTCCTTGGATTACAGTATCCCGGGGGATTACTCTTACAGTGCCCCTAAGAACAGAACAGATAGTCCTCAGAATCTGAATTCATTCAGCCCGCAGTCATACAGCCCACACATCCAACAACAACAGCAGATGCAAGGAAACTATCCCCAGaacattcaaaatattcaaaatggcAGGCAGTCAAGCTGTTCAATACGGAATAACAACTCCCCTGTATTAAATGACTATAGCTCACTAACACAGACAGTGATTAGAACTCAAAGTGATCCTACTAATGCTACATCTCATTCAATGGACAATCCCTTGATTAATCATAGTATGAACACCAGCATGAATTCTATGATGTTACCCAACACACTTCACTCAGGGGGCACACCCTCCATGGCTGCTCAAGGTCTTAGTTCATCAAACTCCATGCATATCTCCTCCATGCAGAGACCGTCAGTGGTTGAGCATGAGTCCAATATAAACTATAGCTCTAATTGTGGGAATGCCGTGAAGTCTTCCCTTGGGAATTCCCTGGGAATGCAGGCTTTAGTTGTTGGAGACAATGAGTACCAAGTGTCATCATCTGAAAGCAACATGTATGGGGATATGGACAGTTTTAGTAATAGGTTTGACATCAATGGCTCTTGTCTTGGATATCAGGAAAGCCAGAGGAGAACGTCCACCATAGATGAGGATGCTTTGTCAAGCCTTATAGGAGGGCACTCGGCTCCTAGCCATTACCCTACTACACTTCCTCTGATGCCAGAGCAAGCCTCTGGGTCTGAAGTGTGGAACTGTGTTCACGATGGTATGACCTCCCCATCAAAAACGGTGGCAGCCAAGCCTGAAACAGATGATGAGTTTCTTCATCTTCAAAAACCTCCCACCACCTCTGTTGTAGATAAACAGACTCAAAGGAGTAACAGTCTATTTCAGAACCACACACCGAAAATTAACAACCATCCACTCCCTGTGCAAAAACCTGAAATTAAGACTAACCCAAACTCTGGATTTCTGAACTCTTTTCTGAGCTTCATTCAAGGAAAGAAGCCAGAAACCTTATCAAGTGTAAATACCTCGGTTGTGAAACGACCAGAACTGCCAAAATATATTCCAGAACCTCCAAGACCCAAACCAACACAAAAAGTAGAGAGAAAATTCAGTAGTGATAGTGGCTCACCAAAGCATGACACATACCCCAGTTCTCAGTACTCTCCATCCACTTCTCAGGCCTCCACATTGTTTTCAGATGAGGAGGAATCGACTAACACAAATACCAGCAAGGTGCAAGGGATTGTACAACAAATCAGTGAGGATGGCAAGCCAAgtctgaaaatgaaaattagtcTGGGAAGGGGTCAGGGTCGGGGGTCGGAGATTGTCAAACGCAAGGCAGACCTTCTAAAAACCACTAAGCGCAGGAATTCAAAAGCCATAAAAAAGAAACGCAGGGATGATTCTGATGATGCATATGTGATGTCGTCTGGTGATGAGGCTGACTATGAGGATTTTCCACCCGAAGCTTCAGTCCCAGAAAAGCCCCCATCACCATCGGTTCCTAAAAGGCAGCTGTCCTCTCGGAAGGCCAAAGAAAGGACACAGCAGAAGA AGAAGTATGTGGAGTCGGACAGTGATGATGAGGTCCTGGGTCCCATCGTTCCATTCAGCAGGAAGCCCCCGGCTGAGGAGGAGGTGTATGATTCAGACCGTGACCCAGACTGGGCACCATTCGCCATT GAAGGCAAAAAAGAACCAAAGGTCAAATCACGAAAAGGAAGAAG GAGGCGCAGTTCCAATCGACAATCTCTAGATACTGAGAATGAGGATATTGATCTCCTGAGGAAAAAAGCAAGGACATTCATTGCTACAGATCAGAAACCCACTGTGACGGAGATTAAACCAGAGAAGTCCGAGCCATCAGCTCCAGATCCCATGTTTCCCCCTCTCCCAGTGTTCAGG GTAGGTGATTTTGTGATGGCCAAAACGGacatgaacaattttgaatgttTTCCTATATGGAAGATAGACCCAGgcaaaatgatgaaaaaatacGAATTGTTTACAGAAAGGGGAAAGATTCTTCACATGGCCACCTGTACA TATTCTAGTTGTTTGCCAAAGATGGACCTAGATTACATCCCAATCAAAGTAACCACTGTAAAGAATGAGAGGGATGGCCATGTTGTAGAGGTGTGTGAAGCTGATCGACCCAAACCCAAGCTGGACTCGAG CTTAGAAAATGAGTATGAAGAAGACCCATTGGCAGACATGTTCAATGTGTATCTGCAGATTTTCCTCAGTCGTGCCTTAGAGCCAGGATTTCTTATGGCAATATTAGACTCCAAAG agGAGTTTTACATAGGACCTCTTACCAGTATTGATGATTTGATTGACAAGAAGCTGATTGAAATTGATGCAAAGGTGCAATGGAAAACCAAATTCAAG aatgcTCTTCAATCTAAGCCTCATATAAGAGAATTGGATCGTCCCAATCTCAATTTAGCATGCCAA GCATGTCGCTTTGCCAATGAGCCTGCTGTGAAATCTGTCCACCTTTTTGGTCAGTCATATGATCACAAAACACTGGTGGAGAACAAGGCAACAGTTGTAGATGCCAGCATA GAGTTTCTGATTGGGAAGACAGCTTCACCTCATGTCATGCCGTATCACAGTCTGTATCATTTTAAGTACAACTTGTCCAAACGATGTCAAGCCAAG GTTGACATTTTAAGACAAGGCAACAGCAAGTTGGCCAATCCTGAAATTCTCGACAAGTGTCTCAATAACAGGACTTGGGTGCTCAAG ATTTTTGATGATCTGAAAAACCTGCTGGAAAAGGGATAA